Genomic window (Cystobacter fuscus DSM 2262):
GGGATGAGCACGGCGTCTTTCTCGTGGCGGGCCCCGTGCCCGCGCAGGTGCCCCGGGGCGGACAGGCGGTGCCCTTCTCGCCCGATGAGAACATGCGAAAGCTGGGCTTCGAGCCCGGCGAGCACGTGCGGCACCAGTACCAGGTGGTGGTGCAGGAGACTCCCCTGGGAGAGGCCGAGGTCACCTGCTACGCGCGAGGTGATCGGGATGGGGACGGACAGGTCTCCGTCTTCAGCGTCACGCTGGATGTCAACGGGATGACGTCCGCGGTGAAGGCGGAGCGCGAGGAGGAGTGAAGGATCGACGGCCGGATCCCGCCCCCTGGAAACTTGCTCGCCATCCAGACGACAATCCAGGGGATGAGCCAGGCTGGAAACATCAAGGGGTCTCCGGGGTCCTCGGGCTTCGTGCCTTCTCGCGCTTCCGGCAACGGCTCGCCGGGTCGGGGTGACAGGCCGGGCATGGGGGAGGAGCGCACGCGCATCGGTCGCTCGCCGCTGGACACGGGTCGGGGCGACAAGCCGGGCATGGGGGAGGAGCGCACGCGCATCGGTCGCTCGCCGCTGGACCCGGGGACCACGACGTCGGGAGGGCGCCCCGCTCCAGAGGGAGAGTCCCCCCGCACGGGCGGTCCGCGTGAGACGAAGGGCGGCGGCATCGACTTCTCCCAGGATGAGTTGATGCCCCGGGAGACTCCCCGCACCGAGCGCCCCCGGGAAGGCAAGTCCGCGGAAGTCTTCGAGAGCAGCCCCTCGACGGAGCGGCCCCGGACGCGTGGCCGCACGGAGGAGGGAGGCGCGCGCGGGTCGGACTTCGAGAACTCCCGCCCCTCGGGAGAGCGGCCCCAGGTGCCGACCCGGGCACGCGACGCCGCGGATGCGTCCTCCGGTGAGTTCGATGCACCCCCGGAGCTGGGCGAGCCGGCGGAGCGGCCCCAGGTGCCGACCCGGGCACGCGACGCCGCGGAGGCGTCTTCCGGTGAGTTCGACGTTCCGCATGATGTGGATGATCCCTGGGCGTCGGCGGAGCGGCCCCAGGTGCCGACCCGGACGCGGGACGCCGCGGAGGCGTCTTCCGGTGGGTTCGACGTCCCCCGCGAGTTGGAGGATCCCCGGGCTCCAGGAGGACGGCCCCAGGTGCCGGGTCAGCCCCGGAGCGCGGAGGACGCGGCGAGCGGGTTCGAGGCACCCTCGGACCTGGGGACGCCGGAAGCTCCGCCGCGGGGACCCGGGCGGGGCCGGGGCGCCGACGGCCAGTCCACGGGAGTGTTCGGGGCTCCGCGCGGAGAGCAGGGGACCCAGACCGTGCGAGGTGAGCGGCTGCCTGGTGCCGGCACGCTCTTCGAGTCCCGTCCCTCGACGAGGTCGGGTGGACGCCCCGCGCTTCCCGCCTCCGAGCCCGGCTCGCCGGCCGCCTCCCCGACGGGACTTCCCGGTGCTCGGGGCGAGGTGTCCCTGGAGGAGCTGTTGCCGGATCTCTCCGGCCTCGTCGGCCAGGAGGCGCTCGCCGAGCACTTCGCGGAGAACCTGCTCCTGCTGCCTCCGAGGCAGTCCCCCGCGAGCCGCTCCCTGCGGCTGTGGGCCATGTTCAGCGCCTACGCCGAGGCGAACGCGCGCAATCCCATGGGCCAGACGCCGGCGGGACGTCAGGCCTTCGCCGAGACGCTCGCCGCCAACGGCTTCGCCGCCCTGCGGGATGTCCGCACGGGGCGCGACGGGGTGGAGGTGGCGCTCGAGCTGCTCGATGCCCCCTCGTTGGAGGAGTTCCACGCGCAGCTCGACCAGGTCCACATGGAGCCCGGTCTCGAGCGGCTCCCCACCGAGGTCTCCCTGCCGGTGGCCGAGGAGCGCCGCACGCCGGAGCAGCCCGAGGCGCGCAAGGAGGCCGCCGCGCGCCAGCCCCAGGGCCAACGGGTGTCCGAGCAGAAGGAGAAGGAGGTGGATCGGTCTCCCCCTGCCGCTGGCCAGGCGGGCGTCCAGGCGGCCGGCACGCAGCAGCCCCAGGCGCTCGCTCCCGGGCTGCTCGCCCCTCGCGACCCCCGCCAGCAGTGGGAGGAGGAGAAGGAGCGGGAACGTCGAGGGACGAACAAACGCCTGGGGCCGCGGATGCTCTGGAGCGTGCTCCATTCGCTGCGCGCCTCGCCCGAGGACAGCGCGGTGCTCAAGGAGAAGTGGAGTCAACTGGCGTTTGGTGCCGTCGTCTGCCTGATGGGGGCCGCTTTGTTGGTGGCCATGCTCGTGAGCCTCTGAGAATGCTTGGGAAGAGGGTGGCCCGTGCTAGGGTGGCCCACCCTTGGCCACCGACGACCTCACTCTCGTCAAGCGCGTCCGTGATGGAGACCAGCGCGCCTTCAAGCTCCTTGTCGAGCGCTACCAGCGCAAGGTGTACGCCGTCGCGCTGGGCATGCTCAAGGACAAGGACGAGGCGATGGATGTCTCGCAGGAGGCCTTCGTCAAGGTCTACAAGTACCTGGACCACTTCAAGGGCGACTCGTCCTTCTACACGTGGCTCTACCGCATCACCGTCAACATCTGTATCGACGTGATGCGCCGCAAAGGCTCCTCGGGCGGGCAGATGGAGGAGTTCGACGAGTCCATCGCCACGGACCTGGGCGAGGCGCGCATCGGCGCCCTGGGCAGCCGCCTGGGCACCAACCCCCAGAAGAGCGCCCTGCGTCGCGAGCTGGCCGAGAAGATTCAAGAGGCCCTGGCCAGCGTGCCCGAGAAGCACCGCGCCATCCTGCTGCTGCGTGAAGTCGAGGGCATGTCGTACGAGGATCTGTCGCGCACGCTGGACATCCCCAAGGGCACGGTGATGAGCCGGCTCTTCCACGCCCGCGCCAAGGTGCAGAAAATCCTCAGTGAATACCTGGAGTTGGACGAGGCCAAGAGTGGAGTGGGCAGTGAGTGAGTCGGCTTGGAATATTGCTTTTCCATTACCGTCCAAGCCGCACGTCCCCTCTTGGAACGGGTAGGAACACCATGGCCCCCGCCAATCCCGCATGTGAGCGTTTCATCCCGTTGTTGTCGCCGTACATCGACGGCGAGGTGTCCCCCGCCGAGCGCATCAACGTCGAGCGGCACCTGGGTGCCTGCCGCGACTGCGCCAGCCGGGCGGCCGACCTGAGGGCCGAGTCCGCGCTCCTGCGCGTGGGGCTGGAGATGGCGGTGGACGAGGTGGACTTCAAGGACTTCACCCAGAAGGTGATGGCGCGGGTGACGCCGGAGCGTCCGCCGCTGCTCGAGCGCGTGCGCATCTCGCTCTCGGAGATGTTCCTCTACCACCGCACGGCCATGGTCTCCTCGCTGGCCACGGCGGCGGTGGTGGTGCTGGTGGCCGTCCCCATGGCGATGAACCGTCCCTCCGCCCCCCTGGGCTATGGCGCCGAGCGCATGAAGGTGCGCGCCGTGCGTGCCTCCGAGGGCGCCAAGGCGGCCCCGGTGGTGCTGGAGTCCGATGATGGTAACACCATCATCTGGGCGGTGGACGAGGACGCGCCCGCGGCGCACGATGCCTCTCCGGCCAAGCCCCGCGGCGTGCCCGGTGACGAAACGGACGAGCTGGAAGGGGAGTCGCTCAAGGATGTGCCGGCCCGCCGGCCCGCGAAGCCCGCGGCGCCGGAGCAACCGCCCAAGGGAGGAGAGCTGTGACGATGATGACGCGCACGCCGGTGGCCCTGCTGGTGCTGTCCCTGCTGGGGTCGTTCTTGCTTCCCACCCAGGCGCGCGCCCAGGCTCCCGCTCCGGCCGCCAAGGTCCAGAAGCTCCAGGTGGAGGTGGCGGTGGTGCTCGTCTCCCGGAATGGCTCGGAGGTGAGTCCTCCCGAGCTCCAGAAGATGAAGGAGACCTTCCAGAAGCAGAACTTCAACTTCACCTCCTTCAAGCGCCTGTCGCAGCAGTCCCTGGAGGTGGGCACCCAGGTGCCCGCCGAGGTGAAGCTGCCCAACGGGGTGACCGCCTCACTGCGGCTGTTGCGCCTGCAGGGCGACACCGCCACCCTGCGCGTGGACGTGCCCCAGTTGTCCGCCGTGGACGTGGAGCTGGGCCGCGAGGGCGCCGTCTACCAGCGCGCCGGCAAGCAC
Coding sequences:
- a CDS encoding anti-sigma factor family protein, with amino-acid sequence MAPANPACERFIPLLSPYIDGEVSPAERINVERHLGACRDCASRAADLRAESALLRVGLEMAVDEVDFKDFTQKVMARVTPERPPLLERVRISLSEMFLYHRTAMVSSLATAAVVVLVAVPMAMNRPSAPLGYGAERMKVRAVRASEGAKAAPVVLESDDGNTIIWAVDEDAPAAHDASPAKPRGVPGDETDELEGESLKDVPARRPAKPAAPEQPPKGGEL
- a CDS encoding RNA polymerase sigma factor; the protein is MATDDLTLVKRVRDGDQRAFKLLVERYQRKVYAVALGMLKDKDEAMDVSQEAFVKVYKYLDHFKGDSSFYTWLYRITVNICIDVMRRKGSSGGQMEEFDESIATDLGEARIGALGSRLGTNPQKSALRRELAEKIQEALASVPEKHRAILLLREVEGMSYEDLSRTLDIPKGTVMSRLFHARAKVQKILSEYLELDEAKSGVGSE